AAGATCTAATGATATCCTTTATGCtggtgtttttattttactttacattttccttcataaaaatttttttgaatggAAATCAATCTCACCTTAAACGAACAAAAGATGACCATTCGTATGACCTAAAATGGTTAAAAGATGACCATTCGTTGTATTTAAAGAAGTATGAGATTAGGTATGCGAAATTTTCAAGATTGAAAACTGATCTAGGCTGCTTGGTTGTAATGTAAAAACGATGCACTGATTTGATGTCTACAAATTTTACCCATGGCGGTTCCAAGATCTGTCCAAGCACTGGTGGATATCGACgtacacatgacccagtttcgggCATCTTGTAATGTATCAATCAAGTAAACAacatatagaaaataaaacaaaaacggtTACGTTATACCCGTGCTTAACCACTGTGAAATCAATCTCGCTGTCACGCTTACTTCACTTTGAAGTTCGGCGGCTGGAGGACAATCACTTTTCCCGTCAACGTagtttttgaacatttatttgtagaaataaaatggattttaaatTCAACATTCTTCTGGTAGCAGCAACAgtgtgttttacatttcaacaagGTAactacatttattcatttttctgttatataCGTCCTCTGACAGAATTATTTTTTAAGCAATTTTGCTTATTGAAAAAGTTCGTAGTAGTACTCGTCTTTCGAACTTTTGTGTTTCTTCGAAAATgaagaatgaaaataaatttggggGATGCACGggctttacatttttatacttGTAGTTTCGTTGAGCTGTTGCCAGATATTGCCCTATCTCAAACCCGCCTGGAAGTTAGTTTCAAACCGGCTTATTACTGCAGATACTAAATAGTTTTCCACCTTTAAAATTGAAACAATAATGTTCACAGTACTATGTTTTAATCGATAAAAAAGTTGTACATATCAGTTTAATTGATTTTCGATTCGCGCTGTCGCCCTTTGTAACACACAGATACTGGGTATAGATACAGTTTTATGAGAAAATCGTTTCGGTCTACAACATACACAGATACGGAAAACTTTGATAGTTTTCTAGCTCTAAAGCGGCAGCGACCTCTTTTGGTGACAGTCGCACTAGTATAATCTAGGCGTCCGTACTTTTCCAGCGAATAAATAAACTCATACATACTGATAGCATGGTCGGTTGTTGCGAAATTGATAATTCTAAAATCATGCGTTTATCAAAAAGGAAAacgtaaaaatgagaaagtacaGTCATGTGTGGCTTTTAAAATAATCTTACACTTTGAACGTCTGTAAACTGAAACTGGGCGCAAAACATAAAAATCTTAATTAAACGCTGGTTTGTAATGAAAAACAGTCCTTTTCATTCGTTTTATCAATGTAGTTTCGTTAAAATGAAGAGTCTTATTTTTAGTTGACTGCCTACAGTGTTACACATGCACCAACATATTAGAACCAAAATGTGGGAAAACTTGGGAACTTTCTGAAGAAGAAGCTGCCAAATACATTACGACATGTATGGGAGAGAATGCTGCCTGCAGAAAAATAGGTTCCGAGGATACACTTAAAGGTATGATAGAGTAAATAGGTACAGCAGATTAAATGTCGGGGCTCGAGTCGAATTGAACTCGGCAAGGTTTTAGATGTCAGACTCGAAGAAGGCGCGACATAAATGTGTTGCTTCTGAATCTATGCAGCTAGTACTTTATTCAAATTAGGTCTTTTTGATATAGTCATTCCGAAAGTCAAGTACAATGTCAGCTTTGATGACATATTCTTGCTGTTGGACCTACCAGGACAATTTAAAAGATCAAAAATTTTCAGCGCCCAGTCAGCAGCATTGTAAATGCACAAGCACGAGTCTACTCTATCTCTAATAAATTGACTTACAATCGGTTAATTTGTATTTCAGGAAAGATGTTAGTAACACGTTCTTGTTGGAACACGAGCTCTGAGGTGGAGGTTGAAATGAACGAGGAGTTTCTAGACTGTACATCGATTGGGAACCAAGGAACATCGTGCTACTGTAAGGGAAAGGAAGATGGGAAACCCTGCAACGGATCACCACCGATACTGACATACATGTCTCTGATTATGACAGTTGTTTCAATTCTTTTTACTTTGATCCTTTAGACGTATTCGTGTAGTGAAACCATCCAAAACAGAAAGCTGATTGTTTAAACAACTAGATACTAAGTAGTACTCGAATACATAGAAAAATACGCCACTGGCGACGCAATTAAAGAGAAAATCGGTATGGCCAAGGAATTTTACTGTACAAAAAATATAGAATGCCAAAGACATTTATTCCTAAGAAAACTACTTCTAAAAACGCAACTGACTCCGGatagttcagtgtttttttttttgttttgtttttttcaaaaagtgtCTGAAGTgtacttaaaagaaaaaagaaaaaaatgagtgTAAAACTTTTAATTCTTTACGACACCAAGCCCAGCCTTAAATGGATAAATTGAAATTGTGAATTTACtttcttttaataaatcattttgcGAATTGCGATCAAccagaaaatggaaaattttGTTATCTTTTG
This Mercenaria mercenaria strain notata chromosome 17, MADL_Memer_1, whole genome shotgun sequence DNA region includes the following protein-coding sequences:
- the LOC123537308 gene encoding uncharacterized protein LOC123537308 → MDFKFNILLVAATVCFTFQQVDCLQCYTCTNILEPKCGKTWELSEEEAAKYITTCMGENAACRKIGSEDTLKGKMLVTRSCWNTSSEVEVEMNEEFLDCTSIGNQGTSCYCKGKEDGKPCNGSPPILTYMSLIMTVVSILFTLIL